DNA sequence from the Oryza brachyantha chromosome 5, ObraRS2, whole genome shotgun sequence genome:
TTTGACTAGCTTGGTGGCGGCACGCTGCCACGTCCAGATGCTGTGATGAACCGAGATTACTGCTAATTAACAATCCacagcaaattaatttaagcCTGCACGCTTGCTCTGCATTAATGTATTAGCCCCTGCGTACGTCAGACTCGATATGATTAAGCCCATGACGAAGATAGTTAGTACGATTAAATCCATCCAAGTCTCCAACTATCCAAAgcatagttatcaaaaaaaaaaaaaactatccaAAGCATATCCATTCCACGGTGTAAACGGCATAAGCCGATGCACGGCGCGTGTGCAAGTAGTAGCTGCAACGAGCTGGGAATGGAATCATGGACCTGACGAACAAACTGTTTGTTTACTGCACAACAATCAGCGTCACACGGGTGGCTGATTAGGACTCCGTGTCTGTCCCCCttcccctgctgctgctgcatgctaCTCCTACTTGCCACGCAAGTGACACAAACCTGCACAGCAATAGCCTTGATGTGCTCGAAAACCTTAAACAAAATGAGCTGGTCTCTGCAGGCGTACGTGTGCGGCATTAGTTTAGAGTGGAGTACGTGTTTATACTTGGGAAGCTTAGCACTCACAGAGACGCAAGGGGGACGTGTGACCCATGTCATCTGAGAGAGGATGTGAAACCTGGCCCTGCATGCTCTCTGGATGTTCAACATTTTCGCCTGCAGTTTCGACAATTGCTACTGTTCGAAATGCGTGCCTGCTACTATGCCTTGACCGAAGAATTTGATGGTCAGTTCTACGGTGCAGAACTGCAGATGGAGATTTGATATGAATGTGATAGACCGGCTAACTGTTTGACCCAAATTATGCATGCACGCAATTCTGCACGGGACAACTGGCTCTGTTTAGGCCCACATTTTTCCCTAGATTATCACGGACACTTTCTAATAGTAACTGTTTAAATCACTTGCCAACATTAGTCCTTTCATTTATCTCCATAAATAGTTGTCATAAAATCAGAATGATAAATCATCCATCATCTACCATCTGAAACGAATTGGTATGTATGCACACTGGCAGTGCAAGACGTTCAGAGACGGCCAGCATGGCCGCGTTCAGAGGATGCACGGAGCTAGCTAGGTTCAACGCGGAGGAAAGCTGCCATATGGGCTGCACGAGCAAATGGGGAGTTGATTTCAACGGACGGGTTGCACCGTGCTTGGCCTGAACTCCGAGGAGCAATGGGGTTAAGGGAGAAAACCAAGGAGTTCTGTTTGTCGGCAACAACAGTTCAAGTGCAGACTGCAGAGCGACACGATTGAGAGAGACATGTCTGAAAATTGCATTGGATGTATCTGCAATGGCCTATTATGTGTTTGGTCAGTCCATTTCACTCGCACTTACTACAAggcaaaaataatataaaattatttcaagtTTTTCTATCAAGGAAAAATAGTTCAATATCTTGCacaaataaaggtaattaccatgattacatataaaattaacaatatttGCCTAATACTTTGATGGTGGTGAGTTGATGGAACCACAATTGTAAGGATGGATGAAAGTATAGTAAAAAGTCCGCCATATCGACAAATGCGGTGTTTTTTGGTGTCATGTTTTCTCTAGAGTCGTTGTCAAGgcttctcttttcctctctttggCTGTACTCTTTGAGCGAAAACCATGTCTACATTTCTTAGATAATCAATGTCGGTACTTCTTACATAACGTTCTTTCTAGATGCGTCACTTTGAATGTCTCATTATCTAATTTCTCTTCAAACATTGTATGTGATATTTTCAAATGGTGGTTTGTCTATGGACAAATGAGTAGATCTTTCTTGTCTTTTACTCTCATCCTTTGCAAATTGCAACCCTTTGCCTTGGTGATGTTTTGGAGCTGACGGATTTTCAGTTATTTGGGGCCAATATTTGGTATTATAATTGTGACCCCTTTATAGATCTAGacccctcgttttccacgtgcacgcttcccgaactgttaagcggtgtattttttacgaaaattttatataggaaagttgttttaaaaaatcatattaatttattttatattttttaataattaataattaattaatcatatactaatctattactatgttttatatttttgcgCCAGATAACTTACCCTCTTTCCCCCTcagccgaacacggccctagCGGTGGTTGGAGTCGATGTTTAGCAGGTGATCTTAATatgttactttttttaatcataaacttgcagggctataaatttatattttctatattagtATGAATCatcatatttcttttgttctttttaaaaatagaatacATGAAACCTGTGCACCACAACTAAGACGCAACAACAACAAGCAGATGACACATCATATCCATACAAATGCTTGGAAAGTGATTCTAAATCTATATAACCTTGGACAACATATAGATCCAGACTCTCGATAGACGACTACCTTAGAAGTTGGGATTTCTTAAGGCACATTATATAGCACCAATTTTTTACCACACAAGCGAAAATGAGACATAAACTAGGCTGGTTGCCTAAACCTTAGACCATTTTGTTTCCACTTTAGGCCCTAGCGCATTGATCAAGTCCAATTTGGCTTCTTAAAGTATAGGTTGAATCTAAATCATTTCCTTCAACcacaaaaatagataaaatgactCCCGCAATTGTTAAACCAGTACAAAACAACTCTCACAATTGTTTTGAGAGTACTTTTTGTTGACATGGCATCCATGTGGCACTTTGATGTGGATATGGTAGCACGTAGCGCATACGTGGCAATAAaatcaaggaaaaaataaaatatatacattaaccCATGAGTCAGCGACCGGTTTCTCCTTTATTCCCGTCTCCCTCCTATGTGCCCTCTCTCTTCCAGTGGTTGGGGTGGTGAGTAGTAATTGGCAACACGGATGACGTCAGTGCTAAAGGAGCATGTGGTGTCGCCAAAAGTGAATTGCGCAACCAGATCGTTGGGTTTGAACCTGAACTCctgtggtggcggtggagaggtGGAGGACGCCAATAGagtctaagagcaagtaccGTAAGTCTCTTGATATAAATCCTAAGATGTCATGTAGAATTAAATGgtgatgtggaggagagaaggTACGAGAGGAGGAATGAGTCACCTCTCATATAAGGGGTAActtatagagaaaaaaaggacgAGTAGATTGACTAAGGCTCTGTTTAGATCTTCAAAATAGcaaaaattttgttattttaaagcattttttgtaaaatagatctaaacactacggtaagaaaatgacaactttaTATTTAGTATTTGTCAGTCTGGACTAACAAATTTCGCTAAAAAGTGCATAGGGACGTGGATCACCTctcacttttgcaaaaaaaataacaacttTTGCATGCCTCTAAATACCAACTTGTAAAAATACATTGCCACCAAAAGTTTTGTCATTTGTCATTTGCCATTCCAATGCCTCTAAACAGGACATAATTAATGATTGACGTTAACGTACTGGAGACAATGCAGAGATGATTTGTTTCGTATCACCTCTTAATTAATGAATTgcttatatgaataaaattagagAGGAAATCATGCGGCATGGGGCGCATATGCAAGCTCTCCTTCCTCTGGCATTCCGAGGGGGCGCAAGCATGCTCGAGGCGGCTACCATCAGGGGATGCGGCCAGCCAATTGCAACGATTACAGAGATTGGCAGGGAATTCTTGTCTTGCACATACGTTGGTACTGGGACGGTGCTACCTGGCTCTGAGTTTCGTATGATTCTGGAGTGCTCtcagagcaaggctaataatatagttaacaagctgactataagccttttttagttttttttactcacTCATGtatctttatcattaatgcaaGACTCACATGTATCTCATAGAGTTTCTTGATTCTTATGTCCgagctagctataagcttaCAATCCGTTTctattctctctccttccctctctccttcACATTAGCATTTAGTCGGCTTATAACcggctattatacttgctctcaTTGTCTGCTTGTTAGCTAGCTTATCAAGTTACCCGGTGCAGCTAAATTTATTTACTCTATGCACTATgccttttaagttttaaaccGTGAATAATacacgtataaaagttttacttatttttttcttcattcatATGGCAGCCTTTCGTGCCCGCTTCTTTAATGCAAGATTTTAGAAGCAACGAcgggaaaaacataggattaagatattatatataagaaaatccCACAGTAATACAAAACACATGGATTTACATGATAATATGTTCAAATAACTCAAATGAAAATAGTATATTACCTATTGTCTCAAAACATAAGCTCTAGGTTATTTAGCAAAGACTAAGtttgagaagaagaaaaaatataatgccTTTTTTCATTATTTAGCAAATGAATAAGGTCGGGAGAATAGCTAATAGTAAAATgagaagaattttgaataagaagtgATCAGTGGTACATGTAGTTTGAGGCGCTATGTTTTTGACAAGCATTTCATTACTCTCCAATGTGCAAGAATATTGTcagccttatcttttcgcttttacttaaacttataaactaaaatttgaatttttaactttaaaatacaTAGGAGATTGtttttaactataatttattttatatcgctaagaatatatatataaaagttttatttataaattaatttttatttgtaaatatatcgtttgactttttttatagaaaaacaatCAACCACCCATGTGGGTATATACACAAACTAgtgtttatataaatttaggtatgactattattaaataaatagagTGACTATGTATGACCCATGCGCCACGACTAAAACACCGCATCCGACAAGCCGACCACACgacatgcatacatgcaaatgcaaatgcatGGAAAGTGATTACCCGAGGTCTGGCCCATCGATGCAGTGTCGGTGCACAAGCGGAAAGGAGGCATGAACTAGGCTGCGTGGCATGAACCTTGCCCCATTTTTGTTTCCACTTTAGGCCCTAGCGCATGGACCAATTAACACCAGGAAAAATGGGCCTCAAACCGACGTGATGCCACACCTGGTATGGGCCCAATCAAACAAGGCCCACGCACTGTCAAAACAAAgacgatgattttttttgccaaatttgGGAGCTGCACGGACTTGAGACACAACTGGGGCttcaaaaaattgaaataagtGGCAACATATCGACCACAAATGCCAGCACAGAAACTGTCAAACCGTACTGCAAGTAGCATTAATTCAGTGGTGCACAGCACACCACATCACGATGGTTACCCCCACCACAAAGAATCGAAATTTGCACCTGATGCTGACAATCTTTCAGAAAGCTTCAttgtgaaattttttgttAGTATAGTCATTATCTGGTAATGATGTCTTGACGCAGCGCCTACCTAGCgtattgtttatttgtttggtCTTTAACTCGACCTGCATGCCTCTAACAATCCACGGCAGCAACAGCTGTAATTGGTTAATTGCATGGCTCTCCAATCTCCATACGTCAATTTCCTTTTGCCAATTGATCAAATGGGCCCATAATCATTTGGGCCACGATGTTTGCCTCGTAATAtactcatttatttttttatatgacgtcattaacttttagatctatatttaatcgttcgtcttattcaaaatttttataaaaaatacaaaattataaatcatacttaaagtttctataataataaattaaattataattaaataattattaatttttaaataagacgaagggtgaACTCGAATGCCTACaatgttatataaaaaaattagaggaaGTATATTTTTCCATTGATGCCGTGAGGCACAGGATGTGTATTCTATTCTAAAATGAGGAGCTGCTTAGCTAGTGACAAGATCCTCACAGGATCCGGATCAaggacgagagagagagagacacgTGCATGCTGCTCTCAAGCTCAACTAACCGTGCTGCCGTAGTTAACGGCACGAGCCCCACCCGCAAGTCCACTCACCTTCCATTCTTCTCCTCTTCTGCTAGCTCCGGCAGCTGTtgcttcctcctcttcctcaaGACCCTCAACGTATAAAAATCTCGCCCCTGCGATCGCGTCCCCGATCTGAGGCTTCCGCAGATGGTGCTCGGGCTCATGGAGGCCAACAGGAAGGATGTATGGGGGCTACTGCTcgtgctcctcctcggccagctCGTCGCCTTCTCCATGGCTGTCTCCAGCTTCACCTCCTCCTTCATTGCCACACTTGGTACTTCGATTACTCCCCTCGGTTTAGCTTTACTTACGCTGAAACTGCCAGCTTCTGGTGAGGGCAATTTTAGCGATTTTTGGAGATAAAATGTGCTATCTCGTTCTCATGGGTATAGTTCTTGTGCAGGAGTTGATGCGCCACTGACGCAATCTTTGTTCGCCTACCTGTTGTTGACCTTGGTTTATGTGCCAATCCTCTTGCAGCGACGGCAGAAGCTGCGGGTAAGCGTAGGGCTCATGGAAAACTGTCGTAATTGATGCCTTGCAGGCTGCAGCCATTGAGAATTTGAGATTGGGAAATTCTTGCCTTGCAGATACCTTGGTATTGGTACCTGGCCCTGGCCTTCATCGATGTTCAAGGAAATTATCTTGGTGAGCACAATCTGCAGTGGAAATCCGAAACACCAAATCCGTTCAGTTAGATAATAACAATATGATTCTGTCAGCTCCTTGCTTCTTGCGAGCGACTGGTGGTGAATAGCTCAACGTGTTCTCATCCTACAACTTAATTTGCTGCAGTTGTCAAGGCGTACCAGTACTCGTACATCACGAGCGTAACGCTGTTAGATTGCTGGACGGTGGTTTGGGTCATCATACTCACCTGGTATGCACTGGGCACAAGATACTCTTTCTGGCAATTTGCTGGTGCTGGGATCTGTGTGGCAGGGCTTGCTCTTGTGCTCCTTTCAGATTCCAAATCAGCAGATGAACAAGGTAAGCAGGAAAtagttactccctctgtttcaggTTATAAGGTGGTTTGATTttctctaaattcatctataaaccaatgtatatattttgtatatatatgttaagaCTCATTAGTATCCTCTAGGGAaagccaaaacatcttatagaAATGGAAGTAATAATTCAAAACTCAGTACAGTTGATTATATTAGGATCTTGTTTCAAACATACAATATTATACTTAGAAGATCAAATTGGGATTTCATCTACctattataatatgaagttTCTGAGAATAGGTAGGAGTAGAAGATAACTTTCTGAACCTCACAATCTGAAATCTGCTTCTGAAGTGTGTTTGAGATAACTGAAATTTCTGGATTGATGGATCATCTGATTTCTATGAGCTATTTGAGGTATAAACAAAGGGCAACTGtctggtgcattttactggtagtattatcctaccagtagaaaaagaggatttttatgctttgttaattacttgattagcagtattctgcaattttgtttttttttgcaataaagatcacaaaaaaaagacgatattaccccatcaaatttctactacacctaatattattggtagtataatttaattacagccgtttgataaaaatagatcaacggtatagattaaattctactaccagtaaaatgcaccagaGTCAGCCtcataaacaaataattaactcCTACAATGTTGAAATTTGTTCTAGAAAAGTATATTGCACTAAACGGAGCATTTAGGAGTTTGGGAAGCATACTGATGAAAAtacaaaatccaaaattagaAATGTATGCCCCACGAAAATCAGAGATGTACCCAAAATTCTCTAGAGTACCTAGAAAATACTAGGTCATCTTTTCTGTAGCAAAAGTaggcttttttatcattaagaTAGATGAACACTGTTTAAATTCCATATCAAAGCTTGTTTGATTATGAATAACTTCTGCAGATCCAAGTAAAATACCACTTCTAGGGGATGCCCTTGTCATTGCCGGGACAGTATTTTTTGCATTTAGCAATGTTGGCGAGGTTAGCAATACATCATATATCCTGCTAGCGGCATCAATATTTTCTCCTTCTAACGAGCATTTCATTTCCTTTCAATGTGTAGGAATACTGTGTCAAGAAGAAAGATCGAGTTGAAGTTGTCGCAATGCTTGGACTCTTTGGGTTGCTTGTCAGTATAATTCAGATGTATCCTTTCGACAAACCATAATTCACTACTGATTACAAATAATCTGCAGTAGCATTATCatcattttcatatttgttCTTGTTCTTACTCTTTCGGCAGAAATAATCCTGTTAcctttaactaaaaaatagatttatatttgaaaaaaagaacCTAGATGCAATTGCCTGGTCTCCAACAATGGTAGGTGAAACTACAGTTGTAATTTAGTTCGAAAGACACGATTTACCTGCAATACAATTGAACTGGTTGAACTCACTCTTGCtttgtccttttcttttctgcaaTTTCCAGTTAGCTCTGTTCGGAGGATTTGCAGTGGCAATATTTATGTTCTACAGCATCACTCCTTTCGTTCTTAAGGTTAAGTTTCTCCACCATGTAAGGCAGGAAATAATCACAAGTAGGGATGATttaggaatgaaaaaaatgatcacAAGTAGGGGATAACAGAACAAAAGGTGTGGTTTAATCAAGTAGTTATGAGTTACTTTAATAACCTGGTCGTACAAAGAATAAAAAGATGCAAATTTTATGACAATTACCTAACTAGGAACTAGAATTCAATATCAGCTAGAAGGCCCTTTTATTATGGATTTATTTAAGGTACCCTCGAATGATTATGAGCCATTCTTTGCTTTAGATCCAACAgatctgattttattatactacaccGATAGAGAAATTCTATAAGggtaaaattagaactaaaatatataactttacgataaattgataaatatatcttgccaaaattttgaacaaaatatttaatattcttaTACAAATACATGGTTCCATCTAAATTTTACTATGATACTACTGCTTCTGCTACTAGTAAAAGATACTGTAACGACGCCCTTTATTATAGTTTTACAGTAAATAGGACTTAAGTTCTTTTCTGACGATCATTATGCCTGCAGATGAGTGGATCAACATTGTTTAACCTTTCGCTCCTAACATCCGACATGTGGGCAGTCGCCATTCGAGTTTTATTCTATCACCAACAGGTGAAAAATTCTGTCAGAAACTTGaacaaagactaaaatatattacacCGTATGCTCACATGTTATAGGTAAATCCCACAGATAAACTGGCTGTACTATATAGCCTTCGCGGTTGTGGCCATTGGATTGATCATCTATTCACTGAAGTAAGTTAGCTGAAATAATACCTAAATCATCCGTTCGTGCCGTGGAAAGTTAACATTTTTAATTCTTTAATCTATGAAGTGATCACTCTTCGGACAATGGAACAACTGCAAGTACAGAAGCAGCAACCCAATATCAGCAGCTTCCAGGTGAGGATAATTCAACAGGAAATGGTTCCAGTGACAGCCAAGAAAGGAAGCAACAGGAGGAAGTTCATATCTGTTAGTGGGGGTCAATGTAGAAGGTCACACCTCTCAGTGTTGGATTTAGGGGGAAAAAAGCATGTATATCTTCTTTTAGAATCCTCCTTGTATATAACTATTTGTattttcctctgttttttgAAACCCCTGCTTTATCAGCATGGACTATTAGGCAATTTCTCTTGCCTGTATATCCTtcggagaagaaaaaaaaagatgagtttGTAATTAGGTGGAACCTATTACATTAAAATTCAGTGCAAATAGTTGGCGATGTAAGCACAATGAAAAGGGacatagacacatatacaatttattttttccaaataaaatattagagtcgttttatcattttaaaaagtaccttaaggtGCCAATAATTTTAATGCAAAATTCTGAtaccttaaattttttaaaaaaatatagtatctcAGGATACTTTTTTAATGATGTTAAAAAATCTCTACATAGAAACATAAAGTACAGAagctttatacatataaatatttggcAGAAAACATTATACGTACAAAGAACGTACACAAACGCCTATTTAGTCTGCGAGGCTCATGTTGTCTTGCTAGTGCCTACCAGGCCAACACCATAATTTGGTCCCACGTTCGTGCCAGCATGAGGCTGAAAAGTGAAAATGGCCAGCTTGGGGTTGTGTTTTCGCGTATGTGTTTGCCCATCAGCCCTTTCAATGGATGGCTTAGTCCTAACATCTCGAACATGGAGCTAGTGGTAAACGCGTGTTGTCAAGCATacagtatttttttcacatagTATGGTTATCATTGGTGTGGTGTTAGAGGTGTTGGTGCATGTAactaccaaattttaaatcccATTGTCCACAAATATCGTACACTCGTCCTTAGTTGGTGTAGAGGCTGAAAGTATTAATTCTTTTGTCCAAAGAATAGTGGGTCCGCTACTAAATCTTATCGTGTAACattttatgacaaattaatgGGCTAATAATATGGTGTTAAAGCAAGCACTCTTGTGTTGTCCATATCTCTTGACATACCACTAGCTTAATTTTCAGTCATTTGAAAATAGCTACAAATTTTAGTCACTTTTATGCAATCTAGGCCACACCAAGGTTCACATTGCTACAATAATTACCTACCTTATATGTATCTTCTCTCGTGTGTTTCTCCTAAACAAAACGTCATATATGGATTCAATGTAGAGCTTGAAGATGGTATCCTGGCCATTAGATTTGGATCCAAAGATAAGGACTCAATGACTCACAAATATCATATACGGATAAACGTGCCAATAGATTAAAACCCGCCATCCCCAAACCAAACCACAATATCCATCTAAGTTGACCAAACCAACCCAAACCACAAATCATTATTTTgaatccaaaccaatccaatcCGTTTCCCACCTCAGCCTAAACCAAATCAATACATCCCTCTACTATGGATTCAATCTACCATTGCAAAACCATTTCAGTCCATTAGAATCGACCATCAACAAGCAAGTGCAATGACCATTGTCAGGCTATGTAGTGAGCTCACGAGGAGCCTTGCTCCAtcttcatcgtcgtcgtcaactGTTGCTTAGCGTGCGTGGAGAGTGGCATCATGCTACCGCCATGGTGAAATGATAGGTGTGCTCCTGCTGCTGGTGACGTTGGGAGGGTGTTAGTGCTGCGGTAGCAATCTGTTGGAGCCCAGCAAGCTATTAATTGCTGGGGCCAACGGTGTAGACGAGGTCGTGAGTAGCTAACTGGAGAGCTGGAACACACAGTAGAGCCTTGCGTCCTAGGGGAGTATGGTAAGTACAGCGACGCACGATAGCACCAGCTTCCTTTTGGCTTGGTGAGCATGACCGGGAGCTTGCCCCCACCGAGGCGATACTGCCTTTCCTGCCCACCCCGGAGAACATCACGACATCAGCATGCATGCCCACACCCCGATTTGTAGTGCCGGAGCCACCGTGTGCAACTACACCCGCACCCATGCCTCGTGCCACAACGCGGCCGGTCCTGCTCGTCGCGCACCACCGTGAGACttcctccccggcggcggctactCGCTCCCAGCCCTCAACTGCAATTGTGAGCAGCTCTTGTGCCTAGCGTCGGCATCCGAGATGATGCGGACTGAATCCATTATGGTATCCAACAAAAATCCATGGATCGTAATCACTTGGGTCCAAAATATCTATAACCAAACCCAAACCACTCCAACCCATTTTAACCACCATCCAAACCACACCAATCCATTTACGGACTTAGCTCATTCCAATCCTTCCAAAGCGAACCCAAAAGGAAAACCAACCCAAAAAATCCATTTAAACCCCACCCACTAGCAGGCATATATATGGAAGGATGTAAAATTAAACATGGGAATGTTGTGATTTGTTGAGAGGAAAAAGTAATTAAAGAAATTTAATAGAAGAAGGTTATAATTAGTTGAAAACAGAATATAATTGGAGAGGTCGCTATGTTTtaggataaattttaaatactatTGTTGTTAGGGCAACTCTCCGTTGCATTTTATctatagtattatactaccagtagaaaaaaatatactttgttaattacttgattaacattattttgtaattttttaataaagatcacaataaaaaggacgatattgtcccttcaaatttctactacacctaatattattggtagtataatttaatcacagccctctgataaaataattcagattaaattctactaccataaaaatattgtgattTGTTTAGAGGAAAAAGTAATTAACGAAATTTAATAGAAGAAGGTTATAATTAGTTGCAGCGCAGCCCTTTGTTGTTAATATATTGTAGGACGTAGGTATTACTATCGGTGGCAAGAAGATTGggtaactaattaatctcacCAAGCATCCGCGCGGCTGTAGTCAGCCTCTCGGACCTTTCTTCCCCTGTGCTCCTCTAGTCTTGATAAAATTTGGTCGGCCATCTTCGACCCACACGGCTAAAACTCTTGGCCTATTTGACATCCACATCATGCCACCCTCCATGCCTTTAGTCTGGTTGCTGGCACACGTGTCAGCAAAGATAATTAGCCATGCTCTGCTGGCTATCACACATGTCAGATGTCAGCTAGCAACAATGACGATGGCCTCAGCAACCTTGAATGCTTTGGTAGACATTTGTCGTTACCATGGCCTTGGTGAGAACAACGTGATACTGCATTGATAGGCACCGACGTCACAAGCCTCAGGAGTCAAGAGTCCTTGCTCGCCGAAACACAGATACCGATACACCCATTACGAAAATAAGGGGTGATCGTAAACCAACTTATTTTACGTAGAAATTGTCAATATTATGTAAGATAAtagtcatgattaatattttgtgatgaacaattggcttgtaaattgatataATTTGGTTTGAAACGGCTAtcgtgttggtgtgagtgtgtgtgactaacGTGGGTCAGGTTGTGATATCTGTGTCcagaaacggttggtttgtctctatgtgtgcagATGACTCGAAGTTAACTATAGTCAATGGCTGGTGAGGACCATGACAAGTCATGTTCAGAGAGGAACCGAGATCTAGATGGTCAGGATagaccatgactaggttcagggagaaaccgaggtctggatggtcaggATGCCATGTGATACGGTTGGACTACAGTCGTGATTCTcagaggtcaatatcggtcaacggcggtgggatcgtaactaagctcagggaggagctgaggtccggacgatcaagAATGCCAGGTGACAatgttgaatacgaggtgACACATGGTAAAGGAACACCATGTGAGATGgagtcgtaacgggcttcacatgttgcatgtgtaagCATCAGAAAAATCGCGAACTGAATCGGATCAAAATCGGAcgagaaaaaagaagatgagGTTTGCTACAGTAATCGGAGTCGTACTGTAGCACACGCAACTGTAGCACGGTTGGACTCGTGTGCTGTTCGGACGTGTGCAGCTCGTTCTGCTGTGTAGGCCGTACGGGCCGTATGATTGGT
Encoded proteins:
- the LOC102703491 gene encoding solute carrier family 35 member F2-like translates to MVLGLMEANRKDVWGLLLVLLLGQLVAFSMAVSSFTSSFIATLGVDAPLTQSLFAYLLLTLVYVPILLQRRQKLRIPWYWYLALAFIDVQGNYLVVKAYQYSYITSVTLLDCWTVVWVIILTWYALGTRYSFWQFAGAGICVAGLALVLLSDSKSADEQDPSKIPLLGDALVIAGTVFFAFSNVGEEYCVKKKDRVEVVAMLGLFGLLVSIIQIFIFEKKNLDAIAWSPTMLALFGGFAVAIFMFYSITPFVLKMSGSTLFNLSLLTSDMWAVAIRVLFYHQQINWLYYIAFAVVAIGLIIYSLNDHSSDNGTTASTEAATQYQQLPGEDNSTGNGSSDSQERKQQEEVHIC